A genomic window from Gracilinanus agilis isolate LMUSP501 chromosome X, AgileGrace, whole genome shotgun sequence includes:
- the SSR4 gene encoding translocon-associated protein subunit delta isoform X2, which translates to MGCLADLQLIGSRELITCNIRSGLERLNWPAVLFALSLSRRRWRELMAAFLPPAPAAGRRILLLLLLFLGISGCSAESCTEPMITPSYYTTSDAVISTETVFIVEISLMCKNGAQNVALYADVNGKQFPVTRGQDIGRYQVSWSLEHKNAYSGTYEVKFFDEESYSLLRKAQRSNEDVSTISPLFIVSVDHRGAWNGPWVSTEVLAAMIGMAIYYMAFSAKSNIQS; encoded by the exons ATGGGCTGCCTGGCGGACCTGCAGCTGATTGGCTCGAGGGAGCTGATTACGTGCAACATCCGGTCAGGCCTCGAGCGGTTAAATTGGCCAGCAGTTCTCTTTGCGCTCTCTCTCTCCCGCCGGCGCTGGAGGGAGTTAATGGCGGCCTTCCTCCCTCCCGCCCCGGCCGCCGGCCGCCGAAtcctgcttctgctgctgctttTTCTTGGGATCTCGGGTTGCTCAG CGGAGTCCTGCACTGAACCTATGATTACACCTTCCTACTATACCACATCTGATGCAGTCATTTCCACTGAGACCGTTTTCATCGTGGAGATCTCTTTGATGTGCAAGAATGGGGCACAG AATGTGGCCCTCTATGCTGATGTTAATGGAAAGCAGTTTCCGGTGACTCGTGGCCAGGATATTGGCCGATATCAG GTATCCTGGAGCCTGGAACATAAGAATGCCTATTCTGGAACCTATGAAGTCAAGTTTTTTGATGAAGAATCTTACAGTCTTCTAAGAAAG GCCCAGAGAAGCAATGAGGATGTGTCAACCATCAGTCCTTTGTTTATAGTCAGCGTGGACCACCGG GGTGCTTGGAACGGGCCTTGGGTCTCCACAGAGGTGCTGGCTGCAATGATTGGCATGGCGATCTATTACATGGCCTTCAGTGCCAAAAGCAACATTCAGTCCTGA
- the SSR4 gene encoding translocon-associated protein subunit delta isoform X1 has product MGCLADLQLIGSRELITCNIRSGLERLNWPAVLFALSLSRRRWRELMAAFLPPAPAAGRRILLLLLLFLGISGCSGSGLGREEGAESCTEPMITPSYYTTSDAVISTETVFIVEISLMCKNGAQNVALYADVNGKQFPVTRGQDIGRYQVSWSLEHKNAYSGTYEVKFFDEESYSLLRKAQRSNEDVSTISPLFIVSVDHRGAWNGPWVSTEVLAAMIGMAIYYMAFSAKSNIQS; this is encoded by the exons ATGGGCTGCCTGGCGGACCTGCAGCTGATTGGCTCGAGGGAGCTGATTACGTGCAACATCCGGTCAGGCCTCGAGCGGTTAAATTGGCCAGCAGTTCTCTTTGCGCTCTCTCTCTCCCGCCGGCGCTGGAGGGAGTTAATGGCGGCCTTCCTCCCTCCCGCCCCGGCCGCCGGCCGCCGAAtcctgcttctgctgctgctttTTCTTGGGATCTCGGGTTGCTCAGGTAGCGGGCTaggcagggaggagggag CGGAGTCCTGCACTGAACCTATGATTACACCTTCCTACTATACCACATCTGATGCAGTCATTTCCACTGAGACCGTTTTCATCGTGGAGATCTCTTTGATGTGCAAGAATGGGGCACAG AATGTGGCCCTCTATGCTGATGTTAATGGAAAGCAGTTTCCGGTGACTCGTGGCCAGGATATTGGCCGATATCAG GTATCCTGGAGCCTGGAACATAAGAATGCCTATTCTGGAACCTATGAAGTCAAGTTTTTTGATGAAGAATCTTACAGTCTTCTAAGAAAG GCCCAGAGAAGCAATGAGGATGTGTCAACCATCAGTCCTTTGTTTATAGTCAGCGTGGACCACCGG GGTGCTTGGAACGGGCCTTGGGTCTCCACAGAGGTGCTGGCTGCAATGATTGGCATGGCGATCTATTACATGGCCTTCAGTGCCAAAAGCAACATTCAGTCCTGA